TAAAGATAAAGACTTTGAACTAAGTTACTTAGAACTTTATGCAATTAGCCCAGAAGAATTAAATTTTAATACTACGATTGATATAGATGTTCAATTTGTTACGCAAGATAACATAGAAGATTATTTGAGTATTCATCAAGTTTTTGCCAAACCTTTTGGCGATGATTACCTTCAACAAAGCACTGAAATCATTCGGGATCAATTTGTTGATGATAATAAAGATAGAATTATTGCATATAAAGGTACGATTCCAGTTGGTATTATGGACTTAATCAAAAGTGAGGATACGATAGAGATTGATGGTTTTGGTGTTTTACCAGATTTTCAACGACAAGGTATAGGCGAAGTTATGCAAAGTTTTGTTGCCACAGTTGCTAATAATAGAACGATAATATTAGTGGCTGACGGCGAAGATACTGCAAAAGATATGTATTTAAAACAAGGCTATGTCTACATAAGTTATAGTTACAACGTGCTTAAAGAACACATAAATTAAAGAAAAGCTGTTAATACTTCTATCAATAGAAGTATTAACAGCTTTTTATGCGTTCGGGATGACTGTATACATTAAAGTTGCCATCACGTATAAAACCTATAGCAGTTATATTTAAATCGTCAGCTAATTGGACGGCTAAAGTAGTTGGAGCAGATTTTGACAAAATAACTCCAACTCCGATTTTAGCAGCTTTTATTAATATTTCTGACGATATTCTACCACTAAAAATCAGTACTTTATCGCGTACTGGAATATGATTTTTAATACAATAGCCATATAATTTATCTAACGCATTATGTCTACCAATATCTTGTCTATGTTCAAAGAAATCTTGGCCGTCACTGATTGCGCCATTGTGCAAACCACCTGTTTGTTTAAATAGGGCACTGGCGTTTTGAAGTTGAGACATCATCGAAAGAATTTGTTCAGGATTTAACGTAATTTTAGACATTGATGTTTTAGCTATCGCAGCATCATTTTGAAAATAAAACTCTCTACTTTTACCACAACAAGATGCAATCATACGCTTTGTAGAATATTGAAATCTGGTACCTAGTTGTTTTGTTAATTCTACATGAGCAAATCCTTTACTATCGTCAATTTGTAATGATTTTAACTCATTATATTTTAAGATGGCACCTTCAGACGCTAGAAATCCTAAAGTTAATTCTTCCATATTATTTGGGCTACAAATAACTGTAGCAAATTCTTCACCATTGACCATTATCGTTAATGGAAATTCTGTGACGTAACTATCTTGCGTATTTACTAATTCACCATTTTCATAGCGTACAATAGGTTGGTCTTTTAAAACATCCTCATTCATGTGACCCAACTCCTTTTTATCTTAATTATTATTTTATCGTACATTTCAAACTAGATAAATGATTAGGTGTTAGCTAAGAAAATAAAAATATGTTGTAACATCATGTGAGTAAACTATAATAGAAGTAAATAAGTAAACATAAGTAAACAAAGTGAGGTTCTAAAATGGCAAGTATTAGAGATATAGCGCGTGAGGCAAATGTAAGCCCCGGTACTGTTTCACGCGTATTAAATAATGATCCAACTATCTCTGTAGCTCAAAACACTAGAGAAAGAATTTTTTCAATTGCTGAAAAACTACGCTATGAAAAAGTGACACGCACAAATAAAAGTATTCAATTAATTACGTATGCATCAAAAGAACGTGAAATGTCTGATCCATATTATCGCGAGATACGTTTAGCTATAGAGGCAGAGGTAAAACGATTAAAGCTGTCATTGAAAAAAACGATACGTATCGATGGCACAACGCAAACGCTTGATGAGCAAAAGATTGCTAAATCCGGTGCCTTAATAGTAATAGGTAACTTCTCAGTTGAAGCTTTGGAACAACTATATGCAATTAATCCCAATTTAGTCGTTATTAATAATCCACAAACGCCACAATATATAGATGCTGTGTATTCTAATATCGAAGATGCAATGCACAATTTATTAACTAAAATACAAAGTACAGGTCATTCAATTATTGGTTATATGGGCGGACTACATACAACAAGAGATTTAGCAGGAAATGCTACTATGAGTGAGAATGACCCAAGATATAAAGTGTATAAAAAATGGTGCGACGATAATAATATTGAACAACAAGCATACTTATGTGGTTGGAATAAAGAACAGAGTGCTGAGCAATTAAAATCCTTAATAGAGAAGGACCAATTACCAGAAGTATTTATTGCTGGAAACGATATGGTAGCCATTGGTATTATTCAGCAATTATTACAACATGGCATACAATTACCCGATGATATTAAACTGATTAGTTTTAATGATTTAGAAGTAATTCAATACGTAACACCAAGCATTAGTAGCGTGCATATTGCCATTGATGAATTTGGTCGTAGTGCAGTGAAAATGGCTGAAGAAAGAATTCATAATTTAAGATCTGTTGCTCAACATATTGTTGTCGAAGCAAGATTAATAGAACGAACAACATTTAAAACACAATGATAAAATATTGACAGGTTAATAAGTAAACAAGTAAACTTTAATTGTGTTTACTATTCGTAATTTAAAAAATTAAGGGGTGGGAGAAATGTTAGAATCTATAAAGACTAAGTTTGCAACAATTTTTGACTCTGAACCGACACATTATGCATTTGCTCCGGGAAGAATTAATCTTATTGGCGAGCATACTGATTATAATGGAGGATATGTATTTCCAGCAGCAATAGAATTAGGAACTTATGGTTTAGCACGTAAACGTGAAGATAATAAAATTAATGTTTACTCTTTGAATTTTGAAGAAAAAGGAATTATTTCTTTTGACTTAAATAACCTAGCTTATGATGAAAATCATGATTGGGCTAACTATGTAAAAGGCGTTATTAAATATTTAGTAGCTTCATTTCCGTCTATTAATCAAGGCTTTGACATTGTATACGAAGGCAATATACCTAATGGTGCAAGTTTATCATCATCCGCTTCAATAGAACTTGTCAGTGGTTGGCTTATTAAAAGTTTATTTGATCTTGAGCTTGATAGATTAACTTTAGTGAAAATTGGACAAAAAGTTGAGAATAACTATATTGGTGTTAATTCTGGAATTATGGATCAATTTGTAATTGGTCTAGGTAAAAGTGAACACGCCATATTACTTGATACAGGTACTTTAAAATATGATTATGTACCGGCTTATTTTGGAGACTATGTTATTTCAATTATGAACACTAATAAGCGTCGTTCATTAACGGAGTCTAAATATAACGAGCGTCGTGCCGAGTGTGAAGCAGCATTAGCATCGTTACAACAAGAACTTACGATTGAACATTTATGTGATATTGATGTAGCTACATTTGAGCGTTATCAATATTTAATAGACAATGCTACTAATCTGAAGAGGGCGCGTCATGCGATTAGCGAAAATGAAAGAACAAAACAAGCACATGAGATGTTGTCGAACAATCAATTTACTGCATTTGGTCAACTGCTAAATGACTCGCATGAATCATTGAAAAATGATTATGAAGTGACAGGGTTAGAATTAGACACGTTAGCTGAAACTGCACAATCTATTGATGGCGTTTTAGGTGCAAGAATGACTGGCGCAGGTTTTGCAGGTTGTGCCATTGCTTTAGTACATAAAGATAGTGTTAAAGCGCTAGAACAAGAAGTTACTGCAACTTATACAGAGAAAATTGGTTATGCACCATCGTTTTATCATGTGAATATCAGTGATGGCGTTAAAAGTTTAAATTAATTTATTAGTGAGAGGAAGATTAATATGTCAGTACTAGTACTAGGCGGAGCAGGCTATATTGGTAGCCATTGTGTACATCAACTTATAGAAAAAGGCTATGATGTTGTCGTTATCGATAATTTAGGTACAGGACATAAAGCATCGGTTAATGTGCAGGCTCGATTTTATGAAGGCGATATTAGAGACAAAGCATTTTTAGATGAAGTGTTTAATAAAGAAAATATCGAGGGCGTGTTCCATTTTTGTGCTTACTCATTAGTTGGAGAATCTGTCGAAAAACCACTAACTTATTTCAATAATAATATTCATGGATTACAAACATTATTAGAGGTTATGTACGATCATAATGTGAATAAAATCATTTTTTCATCAACTGCAGCAGTGTACGGAGAACCAAATTCAATTCCTATTAAAGAAGATGATACGACTAATCCTACTAGCCCTTATGGGGAAAGTAAGTTAGTTATGGAGAAAATGATGCGTTGGTGTCATGAAGCGTATGGTATTAATTTTGCGGCATTACGTTACTTTAATGTGGCAGGTGCTAATCCAGATGGCACTATTGGTGAAGACCATAGACCCGAAACGCATTTAATACCTATCGTTTTACAAGTTGCTCTCGGACAACGTGATAATTTAACAGTATTTGGCGATGATTACAATACGCCAGATGGGTCATGTATTAGAGATTATTTACACGTTGAAGATTTAATAGCAGCACATATTCTTGCTTTTGATTATTTGAAAAATGGCGGTGCTTCAGGCGCATTTAATTTAGGCAGCAGTCAAGGATATTCAGTATTTGAAATATTAGAAGCGGCGCGTGAGGTAACAGGAGAAGAGATTAAAGCTGAAGTCGGTAAAAGAAGAGCAGGCGATCCAGGTACATTAGTTGCATCAAGTGATAAAGCTAAATCATTGTTAGGTTGGATTCCACAACATGACGATATTAAAGAAATCATACAAGATGCATGGAAATGGCATCAATCTCACCCACATGGCTACAAACAGGAAGAAGGTTAAGCAATGTTACTTAATAAACAACTTGTAAATCAGTTTATACAGTACACTGTGGATATGGGCGAATTTGATACATTAGATGCTATTTATGTTCAAAATAGACTCATCGCTATACTTGGTGCTAAAGGTATTGAGGATGAAAAAACAATAGATTCGATATCGGCGATGACGCCAAACGATATCGCACAAATATGGATTGAGGAAGCGGTTAAAGCAGGGACTATCGAAGGTGAACTCTACAATAGAGAAATAATAGAGGCCCAAATACTTGATTTAATAACGCCTAAACCTTCAACTATAAATAATTATTTTTGGCAACAGCATAAAGAAAATCCAAAGCTTGCAACGGATTATTTTTATGAGTTATCTAAGCGTAATCATTATGTTAAAGAGGACGCTATCGCTAAAAACATTAGTTATAATGTTGCAACCGACTACGGCGATATAGAAATAACAATAAATTTATCAAAACCAGAAAAAGACGGTAAACAGATAGCTAAAGAAAAAAATGCAACTGCAAGCGCCTATCCGCAATGTGCACTATGTTTTGAAAACGAAGGATATATTGGGAGTGTATTACAAGCAGCGAGAACAAATCATCGTATTATCCGTATGAATTTAGCAGGCCATGAATGGGGCTTCCAATATTCACCATATGCTTACTTTAATGAACATAGCATCGTATTATCAGGTACACATGAACCAATGGAAATTAATCAACAAACATTTGTAAATTTAGTGGAATTTGTTCAACAATTTCCCCATTACTTTATAGGTTCTAATGCTGATATTCCGATTGTAGGAGGCTCAATTTTATCGCACAATCATTATCAAGCTGGACGACATGAATTTCCAATGGATAGAGCCACAACTAAAGAAACTTTTAAGTTAACATCATTTCCGGATATTGAAGCAACGACATTAAAATGGCCGATGAGTGTTATTAGATTGAAAAGTAAAAATAGCGAACAATTAATTAAAGCTGCTACCTATGTAATGGATAAATGGAATAATTATTCAGACAGTAGTGTCGATATAAAAGCCTATAGTGACGATGGCACAAGACATCATACTGTAACACCGATAGTACGTTTTAACAATGATCAATATGAAATTGATATTGTGTTACGTGACAATCAAACGTCGAATGAATATCCTGACGGTATTTTTCACCCTCATCAAGATGTACAACATATTAAAAAAGAAAATATTGGGTTAATCGAAGTGATGGGCACGGCAATTTTACCTGGAAGATTAAAAAATGAACTTGCCGATGTAAAAAATTATTTACTTGGAAAATCTGTTAATGATTTAGGACCTCATAAACAATGGGCAGAAACGATGGCTCAAAATTATAACATTGATAATGACAACGTGGATGACATTATAGACAGAGAAGTAGGACTTAAATTTAAAAGAGTATTAGCAGACGCAGGTGTATTTAAAGATAACGAACAAGGCAATAATGCATTTAAACAATTTTTAAACGTACTTTAAAATGGATGATGAATTCATCCTTTTTTTTTATATTTCACAAGTCTATAATAAAACTAAATAGGGGGTAATAAAATGAATATAAAAAAATTATTAGTTGGTATCACTACTGCGAGTGTAGTGTTAGCGGGTTGTTCGAATTCTGGAAGTGACCACAAAAGCAAAGAAAGTTCTAAAAAAGATTCAAATAAAAAGCAACATATTACAGTTTCTGCAGCAGCAAGTTTAACTGACGTGAACAAAGATTTAGCTAAAGAATTTAAGAAAGACCATAAAAACACTAAGATTTCATTTAATTATGGTGGTTCTGGTGCGTTAAGACAACAAATTGAAAAAGGTGCACCAAGTGACGTTATGATGTCTGCCAATACAAAAGATGTTGATATGTTAGTAAAAGATAAGAAAGCAAAGAATACATATAATTATGCACAAAATAAACTAGTGCTTATCGGTGATAAAGACAGTAACTACAAATCAGTAAAAGATATTAAAAAAGGCGATAAATTAGCTATAGGCGAGACTAAGTCCGTGCCTGCAGGTAAATATGCCGAACAATATTTAAAAGATCAGAAGTTATATGACGATGTTAAATCAAACTTGGTATATGCTAAAGATGTTCGCCAAGTATTGAACTACGTAGAAAAAGGTAATGCGCAATTAGGTTATGTTTATAAAACGGATTTAGCACAAAGCCAAAAAAATGGAAACAATAAAGTTAAAGAAATCAATGCAGCTAAGCTGAAAAAACCAATTACTTACAAAGCAGCAACGACTTCAAATAAAAAAGCAGCAAAAGAATGGGTAGACTTCTTGAAAACGAAAGATGCTAAAAAAATCATGAAAAAATATAAATTTGAAGAATAGTAATTGAAGGAGGTAGGACGATGGTCGATTTAACACCATTTTGGATTTCAATTAAAGTAGCAGTCATTAGTACGATCATCGTTTTCTTCATAGGTATCATAGTTGCAAGATGGTTGTATAGTAGACATGGTATAATCGCTAGGTTATTGGAAAGTATTGTTGTGCTACCTATTGTGTTACCGCCGACGGTTATGGGTTTTATATTGCTTATAATCTTTTCACCTAAAAGTCCTGTCGGTCAGTTTTTTAGTCATGTATTACACATACCTGTCGTGTTTACTATGACAGGTGCAATCATTGCCTCTATTATTGTAAGCTTCCCATTAATGTATCAACATACAGTCCAAGGTTTTAGAGGTATTGATAAAAAGATGTTGAATACTGCGCGTACGATGGGAGCAAGTGAAAATAAAATTTTTACACAACTCATCTTACCTTTATCAAAGCGTTCTATCTTATCTGGTGTAATGATGAGTTTTGCGAGAGGTATTGGCGAATTCGGTGCTACTTTGATGGTAGCTGGGTACATTCCAAATAAGACAAATACGTTGCCATTAGAAATTTATTTCTTAGTGGAACAAGGTAAAGAAAATCAAGCTTGGTTATGGGTGCTTGTGTTAGTTGCTTTCGCAATAACGATAATCGGCACAATCAATGTCTTGAACAAAGAACGTTATTTGGAGGGTGATTAGATGCTTACTATTAAATTAAAACATCAGCTAAAAGACACTCCAATAACAATTGATATTAATGATCAAAAACCTAAAATATATGCTTTAAGAGGCCCGTCTGGCATAGGTAAAACAACCGTATTAAATATGATTGCAGGTTTAAGACAACCTAACGAAGCATTTATTAAAGTGAATAATAACGTGTTAACAGATACTGAAACTAATGTGAATGTTAAAATTCAGCAACGTAATATAGGTTATTTATTTCAAGATTATCAATTATTTCCTAATATGAATGTCTTGAAAAATATAACCTTTATGACTCCATATTCGAGACATATCGAAGACTTAATGTCAGAACTGAATATAACGCATTTAGTTGAGCAATATCCGTATACATTATCTGGTGGTGAGTCTCAACGTGTGGCATTAGCACGTACACTGAGTACAAAACCAGATTTAATATTGTTAGATGAACCATTCTCTAGTTTAGATGATTATACTAAAGATGAAAGTATAAAAATCGTCAACAATGTGTTTGAAGAATGGCAAATACCTATAATATTCGTGACACATTCAAATTATGAAGCAGAACAATTAGCGCATGAAATTATTACATTTGGTAATTAAGCGCATTGCATAAACAAATATAAATCCCTTTACTTATTATCGAGTGAAGGGATTTTTAGGATTATTTATTGTGTTCTGATTTTAATACGTTGTTGATCGCAGCCACCATTTTTTTGGCTTTGGAATAATTGATATACCACATAAAGAAATAAATGATGTTAAAAATAAACGTAAACATTAAAATAGCGGAGATATATAATGGATACCAACCAAACAAAATAGCTATCGGTAAAAATTTAAGTCTATTTGAACACGGATAAATATATTGCACAATAATATATAGATGAATGGAGTTATTTATTAGATGAACGGTATTGATTTACTTATAAAATTCAGGTTCAATACGACTTTTAACCATTTTAAAATGATTGTGACTCACCATAGATAGATTTATAATGGATGTAATGTATTTAAGAGAGGACAATTACAGTGGATAATAATCGTTATTCAAGACAAATACTATTCAAAGGTATCGGTCAAGAGGGACAAACTTTAATAGCACAGGCCCACGTCACTATTGTAGGTATGGGGGCTTTAGGATCACATCTTGCCGAAGGTTTAGTAAGAGCGGGTATTGGTGAATTAACAATAGTAGATAGAGATTATATAGAAGAAAGTAATTTACAGCGACAAACGTTGTATTCTGCAAATGATGCGGTTGAAGCGTTACCTAAAGTTATCGCAGCAGAACAAGCATTGCATGCTATTAATAAGGACGTAACGATTAACACATTTATTGAACAAGTTGATTATGCATTTTTAGAAGAACATAGTCGTGAAGTAAATTTAATTTTAGATGCTACTGATAATTTTGACACTAGAATGTTAATCAATGATTTTGCCTTTAAAAATAATATTCCTTGGATATACGGTGGTGTCGTACAAAGCACTTATGTTGAAGTGCCATTTATATCAGGGGAGACACCTTGCTTTAACTGCTTATTACCACAACTTCCTGCGATTAATTTAACATGTGATACGGTAGGCGTAATTCAACCTGCAGTCACAATGACGACGAGTTTACAACTGAGGGATGCACTTAAAATTATTACGGGTAATGATGTTCCAGCAAAGTATACCTATGGAGATATTTGGAATGGAGAACATCACGTGTTTGGTTTTAGTCGTATGTCTGATAATGGTTGTCATACATGTGGCGCAAAACCGACGTTTCCACATTTAAATAAGCAAGCACATGAGTATGCTTCATTATGTGGTAGGGATACGGTGCAATATCAAAATAAACATATTTCCCAGGAAATGTTAGTAAACTTTTTAGTAAAAAATAATATTGATTATAAATCAAACGATTATCTTATTATGTTTCGTTATGATGGGTATCGCTTAGTCAATTTTCAAGACGGCAGATTTCTGATTCATAATATGTCACAAGCGAGTGAAGCGGCAAAACTGATGAATAAATTATTTGGATAAAATGGGGGCGTAGTTATGCATAGTGATATTAAATTAACACGTAAAATACAAAGTGCAGTGTTGACGATTTCTGATACGAGAGATTATAAGACGGATAAAAGTGGTCAATTGATTAAGTCTTTACTTGCAGAAGAAAATGTTGAAGTTAGAGACGAAGCTTACAAAATTGTCAAAGATGAACCACAAGCTATAAAGTCTCAAATTGAAGAATGGTTAAAGTCTGACGTTGACGTCATTATTACTACAGGTGGTACTGGTATATCTCCGCGAGATATTACTATAGAAACAGTGCGACCATTATTTACGAAAGAAATAGAAGGTTTTGGTGAATTGTTTAGGTATTTAAGCTATACCGAAGATGTAGGTACAAAAGCATTATTATCTAGAGCTATTGCAGGTACGGTGAAGGATAAATTAATATTTTGTCTACCAGGTTCTTCCGGCGCAGTGAAATTAGCGTTAAATAAATTAATTAAGCCTGAATTGAATCATTTAGTACATGAATTAACAAAATAATTGGGCATGATGTAACCATTATTATTTAAATATTTACACTGCCCAATATAGATACTATTGTTTACGCGTATAGTCACCTGATTTGCCGCCAGTTTTTGAAGAAAGGTAAGTTTCGCCGATAACCATACCTTTATCTAAAGCTTTTGTCATGTCGTACACGGTTAATGCCACAACAGACGCAGCTGTCAAAGCTTCCATTTCAACACCAGTTTTACCTGTAGTAGAAACTGAAGTTGTAATATTAAGTGTATAATCATCGTCGTTAGTAACCCAGTCAAAACTAACATCGATGCCACTTAAAGGTAAGGGATGGCACATTGGTATGATTGTTGATGTGTTTTTGGCAGCCATGACGCCAGCAATTTGAGCCGTATTAAGCACGTTACCTTTTTGGTTGGTATGTTCCACGATTTGTTGGTAAATATCGGTATTAACAGTAATGCTAGAATGTGCAATAGCAGTACGTTTTGTATCGCTTTTGTCCGACACATCTACCATCTTTGCATTACCTTGTTCATTAATATGTGTGAAATTTGACATAATATACCTCCTAAACAATTCATAGTATAACATGGAGCAAATAAGAAAGGGGATTAAGAATGACAGTAGAAAAAAGAAATCCAATTGCAGTAAAAGAAGCAATAGCGCGAGTGATGAAACAAGACATTACAATGCCTACAATAGAAGTACCTTTGCAACAAAGTTTGGATCATGTGCTAGCGCAAGACATTATAGCGACTTACGATATACCGAGATTCAATAAATCACCTTATGACGGCTTTGCAATTAGGAGTGAGGATTCAGTCGATGCAAGTGGAGAACATCGCGTTGAATTTAAAGTTATTGATCACATTGGCGCTGGTTCAGTTTCTGATAAAAGGTTAGGAACTAACGAGGCAGTTAGAATAATGACAGGTGCTGAATTACCTCAAGGTGCCGATGCCGTAGTTATGTTGGAACAAACAGTAGAAAAAGAAAGTTCATTTACTATTAGAAAGCCATTTGAATCATATGAAAATGTATCGTTAAAAGGCGAAGAGACAACTACTGGTGATATTGTCTTGAAAAAAGGGCAACATCTTAATGCAGGTGGTATCGCTGTTTTAGCTACATATGGTTATCAAGATGTTACTGTTTATAAAAAACCTAGCGTCGCCATTATAGCTACTGGTAGTGAATTGTTGGACGTCAGCGATGAACTTGAACCGGGTAAAATTCGTAATTCAAATGGCCCAATGATACAAGCCTTAGCAACTAAAGTTGGTTTAGAGATAGAAACATATAAAATACAACAAGATGATTTAGCAAGCAGCATTCAAGTAGTTAAAGAAGCCAAAAACAAACATGATATGGTGATTACTACAGGCGGAGTGTCAGTTGGAGATTTTGATTATTTACCTGCGATTTATGAAGCATTAGATGCCAAAGTTTTATTTAATAAAGTTGCAATGCGTCCAGGTAGCGTAACGACTGTGGCTGTAGCAGATAATACTTATTTATTTGGTTTATCTGGCAATCCATCTGCTTGTTTTACGGGTTTTGAATTATTTGTAAAACCTGCCCTTAATAAGATGACAGGTGCGAATGCTTGTTATCCGCAAATTGTTAAAGCGACATTAATGGAAGACTTTACAAAACCAAACCCATTTAGTCGTTTTATCAGAGCAAAAGCAACCTTTACAGGTGGTGAGATGACAGCTGTACCGTCTGGGTTTAATAAATCTGGTGCAGTTGTTGCTATAGCACATAGTAATGCAATGATTATGTTGCCTGGTGGTACGA
The Staphylococcus kloosii genome window above contains:
- a CDS encoding ThiF family adenylyltransferase, with protein sequence MDNNRYSRQILFKGIGQEGQTLIAQAHVTIVGMGALGSHLAEGLVRAGIGELTIVDRDYIEESNLQRQTLYSANDAVEALPKVIAAEQALHAINKDVTINTFIEQVDYAFLEEHSREVNLILDATDNFDTRMLINDFAFKNNIPWIYGGVVQSTYVEVPFISGETPCFNCLLPQLPAINLTCDTVGVIQPAVTMTTSLQLRDALKIITGNDVPAKYTYGDIWNGEHHVFGFSRMSDNGCHTCGAKPTFPHLNKQAHEYASLCGRDTVQYQNKHISQEMLVNFLVKNNIDYKSNDYLIMFRYDGYRLVNFQDGRFLIHNMSQASEAAKLMNKLFG
- a CDS encoding MogA/MoaB family molybdenum cofactor biosynthesis protein, with amino-acid sequence MHSDIKLTRKIQSAVLTISDTRDYKTDKSGQLIKSLLAEENVEVRDEAYKIVKDEPQAIKSQIEEWLKSDVDVIITTGGTGISPRDITIETVRPLFTKEIEGFGELFRYLSYTEDVGTKALLSRAIAGTVKDKLIFCLPGSSGAVKLALNKLIKPELNHLVHELTK
- the moaC gene encoding cyclic pyranopterin monophosphate synthase MoaC, which translates into the protein MSNFTHINEQGNAKMVDVSDKSDTKRTAIAHSSITVNTDIYQQIVEHTNQKGNVLNTAQIAGVMAAKNTSTIIPMCHPLPLSGIDVSFDWVTNDDDYTLNITTSVSTTGKTGVEMEALTAASVVALTVYDMTKALDKGMVIGETYLSSKTGGKSGDYTRKQ
- a CDS encoding molybdopterin molybdotransferase MoeA; protein product: MTVEKRNPIAVKEAIARVMKQDITMPTIEVPLQQSLDHVLAQDIIATYDIPRFNKSPYDGFAIRSEDSVDASGEHRVEFKVIDHIGAGSVSDKRLGTNEAVRIMTGAELPQGADAVVMLEQTVEKESSFTIRKPFESYENVSLKGEETTTGDIVLKKGQHLNAGGIAVLATYGYQDVTVYKKPSVAIIATGSELLDVSDELEPGKIRNSNGPMIQALATKVGLEIETYKIQQDDLASSIQVVKEAKNKHDMVITTGGVSVGDFDYLPAIYEALDAKVLFNKVAMRPGSVTTVAVADNTYLFGLSGNPSACFTGFELFVKPALNKMTGANACYPQIVKATLMEDFTKPNPFSRFIRAKATFTGGEMTAVPSGFNKSGAVVAIAHSNAMIMLPGGTRGYKKGRTVDVILTESSSYEEELLL